Below is a window of Syntrophomonas wolfei subsp. wolfei str. Goettingen G311 DNA.
TTTATGGATGTAATTATCCCTCCTATTCCCATCGAAAGTTGAGGTTCTTTTCCCACGGTTTACTTCTGTGGAGGTGATAATTTGAGTATGAATCAAGAGCTGAATTGCAAGATTGAGTGGAAAGGGACAGCGAATTTTAGTGCAGGTCGCAGGGGTAGAAAACCAATAGCTATCGTTAACCACATTACAGCTGGCTTGCTGCCGGGAGCATTATCCTGGCTCCAAAATCCGGCCTCTCGTGTTAGTACCCATTTCCTAATTTCTCGTCAAGGGCAAATCTTCCAGTTGGTTAAGGAGGAAGATACTGCCTGGGCTAATGGTATCGTTAATCAGCCTAACTGGGTTCTTTATGATGGCAGCAATCCCAACTTCTATACCCTATCCATTGAACACGAGGCCCTGGCTGGAGATAGTCTCAGCGAAGAGCAATACCAGGCTAGTCTTTGCCTGCACCGCTTACTGGTATCTCGTTTTAATATAGCGGTAGATGAAGAGCATATAATTGGACATTATCGTATTGATAGCATCAACAGGTCTAATTGCCCTGGTTCTCGTTTTCCATGGAAACGCTTATTTTCTGATCTCAAAGGGGAGAAAGAAGAGACTGGGGAAATGCCGGAAAAATGGAAGACGGAACTGATGAAAGAGGCCAAAAAGCTGGGGTTGATTACCGATCAACATAAGCCTGATGATCCTGCCCCCAAATGGTTTGTGCTGGCGGTTGCCTTAAACCTTTTAAAACAAAAGAATAAATGAAAATCTTCAAGGCATGACAATGAGTTTTGCCATTTTATTTTTGGCAAAAAAACACATTGCTGTGCCTTACTTTTTTGTGAGCAAAGTTATGCTATACTTAGGTGAAAAATATAGAAGGGAGGGAAAAACTTGAAGATAGCAGTAATTGATGGTCAAGGAGGGGGGATAGGAAGAGTTATTGTGGAAAAGCTTCGTAACGAATTGGGACAAAGCTGTAGTATTATTGCTCTGGGCACCAATGCCGTAGCTAGTTCTATGATGCTAAAAGCTGGAGCTAATGAGGGGGCTAGCGGCGAGAATGCCGTTACTTACTCGCTTAAAAGGGCAGATATAATTGCCGGCTCGGTGGCTATTTTGGCTGCTAATTCTTATTCCGGAGAACTTACACCGCGTATGGCGGAGGCGATTGCTTCTTCGGAAGCGATTAAAATACTCATACCTTTAAATCGCTGCGGAATAGAGATTTCAGGAGCCAATGACGAACCTTTGCCCATTCAGGTGGATCACCTGGTAAACCGGGTAAAAAATATTTATGATAGAATATCAAGTTCTCCGAGCTTTTAGATCTAAGGTTTACTATGGTTTAAAAGCCTGTGGGTATATGCGGAAACGGATATGCCTTCCCGTATTGTGAAAAGGAGATGCTCAGCAGGCAGGTACTTTATAAGCATATCCATAAAGGGTTCAATTGCTTATTATTGTGCATCTGTGTCCAGCATTTCTTTAGCTGGGCTTTTTTAATGCAGATTTTAAATTATCTCAAAGTAAATAAAATTAGCCGGAAGTATCGCTGAACTAGGAGTAATGAATATCGTTCGGGCCAGTGCTTTTTAGTTATCATCAAAAAAGCCTCACAACTATAAGGGTTGTGAGGCTTTAATTCTGTTACTATAGCTCTATTATTATTCTATTCGCTGGGAATCCTCATGCCG
It encodes the following:
- a CDS encoding N-acetylmuramoyl-L-alanine amidase, with product MNQELNCKIEWKGTANFSAGRRGRKPIAIVNHITAGLLPGALSWLQNPASRVSTHFLISRQGQIFQLVKEEDTAWANGIVNQPNWVLYDGSNPNFYTLSIEHEALAGDSLSEEQYQASLCLHRLLVSRFNIAVDEEHIIGHYRIDSINRSNCPGSRFPWKRLFSDLKGEKEETGEMPEKWKTELMKEAKKLGLITDQHKPDDPAPKWFVLAVALNLLKQKNK
- a CDS encoding DUF3842 family protein, whose protein sequence is MKIAVIDGQGGGIGRVIVEKLRNELGQSCSIIALGTNAVASSMMLKAGANEGASGENAVTYSLKRADIIAGSVAILAANSYSGELTPRMAEAIASSEAIKILIPLNRCGIEISGANDEPLPIQVDHLVNRVKNIYDRISSSPSF